The following coding sequences lie in one Apium graveolens cultivar Ventura chromosome 1, ASM990537v1, whole genome shotgun sequence genomic window:
- the LOC141720616 gene encoding WAT1-related protein At1g68170-like isoform X2 — protein MDSDFPSISLWIVWGLALTSATFATATMNLIPAMTFVLAIIFRLEKLDWDKASGKAKVIGTNLGVTGAMLLTFYKGPNVTIWKPSIDLLKNSQDHHSGSVANTYLMQILGAFLAIFGTLCNAVWLILQTKMQQEYPCPYSITALMNVMAAIQATIYALVMERDWNQWHLGWNIRLLTTAYSGVIASGFIFTILAWCVKKRGPIFVSAFSPFMLLVVVIAGFLVLDENLHLGSLFGAVLIVCGLYVVLWGKEKQMNEKIIPK, from the exons ATGGACAGTGATTTTCCAAGCATTTCTTTGTGGATTGTTTGG GGCTTGGCCTTGACCTCGGCCACATTTGCAACCGCCACAATGAATCTCATTCCTGCCATGACTTTTGTTTTGGCCATCATCTTTAG GTTGGAAAAACTGGATTGGGATAAAGCATCAGGCAAAGCGAAAGTCATAGGAACAAATTTAGGTGTGACCGGAGCCATGCTACTCACATTTTATAAAGGCCCAAATGTTACAATTTGGAAACCTAGCATAGACCTTTTAAAAAATAGTCAAGATCATCATAGTGGATCCGTTGCAAACACCTACCTCATGCAAATATTGGGTGCTTTCTTGGCCATATTCGGTACTCTTTGTAACGCGGTCTGGTTGATTCTTCAG ACAAAGATGCAACAAGAGTACCCTTGTCCATACTCCATAACAGCCTTAATGAATGTAATGGCTGCAATTCAAGCCACAATATATGCCCTTGTTATGGAAAGAGATTGGAATCAATGGCATCTGGGATGGAACATCAGACTCCTCACTACCGCTTATTCg GGAGTAATAGCATCCGGGTTCATTTTTACGATACTTGCATGGTGTGTGAAAAAGAGAGGTCCGATATTCGTATCAGCTTTCAGCCCTTTTATGCTTCTGGTAGTTGTCATTGCTGGTTTCCTCGTACTGGATGAGAACTTGCACCTTGGAAG CTTGTTCGGAGCAGTATTGATAGTTTGTGGCTTATATGTTGTACTTTGGGGAAAGGAGAAGCAAATGAACGAGAAAATTATTCCTAAATAA
- the LOC141720616 gene encoding WAT1-related protein At1g68170-like isoform X1: MGNVRNIVNGLKPALFMIMVQTTFAVVNVFYKLAAEDGMNLSVLIAYRFIFAAAFMLPLAFFVERNKRTRLTWTVIFQAFLCGLFGGSLAQNMYLQGLALTSATFATATMNLIPAMTFVLAIIFRLEKLDWDKASGKAKVIGTNLGVTGAMLLTFYKGPNVTIWKPSIDLLKNSQDHHSGSVANTYLMQILGAFLAIFGTLCNAVWLILQTKMQQEYPCPYSITALMNVMAAIQATIYALVMERDWNQWHLGWNIRLLTTAYSGVIASGFIFTILAWCVKKRGPIFVSAFSPFMLLVVVIAGFLVLDENLHLGSLFGAVLIVCGLYVVLWGKEKQMNEKIIPK; this comes from the exons atggGGAATGTAAGAAACATAGTGAATGGCTTGAAGCCGGCATTATTTATGATAATGGTACAGACCACTTTTGCGGTAGTCAATGTCTTCTATAAGCTGGCTGCAGAGGATGGAATGAACTTGAGCGTTTTAATTGCTTACCGTTTTATTTTTGCTGCTGCTTTTATGCTTCCACTTGCCTTCTTCGTCGAAAG GAATAAAAGGACGAGACTGACATGGACAGTGATTTTCCAAGCATTTCTTTGTGGATTGTTTGG AGGATCACTGGCGCAAAATATGTATTTGCAGGGCTTGGCCTTGACCTCGGCCACATTTGCAACCGCCACAATGAATCTCATTCCTGCCATGACTTTTGTTTTGGCCATCATCTTTAG GTTGGAAAAACTGGATTGGGATAAAGCATCAGGCAAAGCGAAAGTCATAGGAACAAATTTAGGTGTGACCGGAGCCATGCTACTCACATTTTATAAAGGCCCAAATGTTACAATTTGGAAACCTAGCATAGACCTTTTAAAAAATAGTCAAGATCATCATAGTGGATCCGTTGCAAACACCTACCTCATGCAAATATTGGGTGCTTTCTTGGCCATATTCGGTACTCTTTGTAACGCGGTCTGGTTGATTCTTCAG ACAAAGATGCAACAAGAGTACCCTTGTCCATACTCCATAACAGCCTTAATGAATGTAATGGCTGCAATTCAAGCCACAATATATGCCCTTGTTATGGAAAGAGATTGGAATCAATGGCATCTGGGATGGAACATCAGACTCCTCACTACCGCTTATTCg GGAGTAATAGCATCCGGGTTCATTTTTACGATACTTGCATGGTGTGTGAAAAAGAGAGGTCCGATATTCGTATCAGCTTTCAGCCCTTTTATGCTTCTGGTAGTTGTCATTGCTGGTTTCCTCGTACTGGATGAGAACTTGCACCTTGGAAG CTTGTTCGGAGCAGTATTGATAGTTTGTGGCTTATATGTTGTACTTTGGGGAAAGGAGAAGCAAATGAACGAGAAAATTATTCCTAAATAA